In Thermococcus thioreducens, a genomic segment contains:
- a CDS encoding type II toxin-antitoxin system VapC family toxin encodes MSGRPNVFFDSNVLIYHLGGIEKARSLIESVENGDVRGFINPIVASEVMFFYIKAKTGMKSYEIKKTPSILAEVDLEPLFELLSIFVTLDINSDIVSNSKNAIEKYHLLPNDALIVSTCEFYGIETIATFDDDFKRVETLKILR; translated from the coding sequence ATGAGTGGCAGGCCTAACGTTTTCTTTGACTCAAACGTTCTCATATATCACTTAGGCGGCATAGAAAAAGCCAGATCACTTATAGAAAGCGTTGAAAACGGCGATGTGAGGGGATTTATAAACCCAATAGTTGCCTCTGAGGTCATGTTCTTCTACATAAAGGCTAAAACTGGGATGAAATCCTATGAAATCAAGAAGACTCCCTCAATCTTGGCCGAGGTTGATCTGGAGCCGCTCTTTGAGCTCCTTTCCATATTCGTCACCCTGGATATAAACTCCGATATAGTGTCGAACTCGAAGAATGCAATTGAAAAGTATCATCTCCTCCCAAACGACGCTCTGATCGTCTCAACCTGCGAGTTCTACGGGATAGAAACGATAGCGACCTTCGATGATGATTTCAAAAGAGTGGAAACGCTGAAGATACTGAGATAA
- a CDS encoding antitoxin family protein, protein MEVTVEAVYENGILRPKKKLNLPEGSKVTLKILPKKVSERTFGIVKMEKDEIDAIIEEIEDEWQA, encoded by the coding sequence ATGGAAGTCACAGTCGAGGCTGTTTATGAAAACGGAATTCTAAGACCCAAGAAAAAGCTCAATCTTCCCGAGGGGAGCAAGGTTACCCTCAAGATTCTGCCAAAGAAGGTATCGGAGAGAACCTTTGGGATAGTCAAGATGGAGAAGGATGAAATTGATGCAATAATAGAGGAGATCGAGGATGAGTGGCAGGCCTAA
- a CDS encoding tryptophan--tRNA ligase — protein sequence MDEFKVTPWDVEGVVDYAKLIEEFGTSPLTDELIEKTAELTKSELPIYFRRRFFFSHRDYDKVLADYESGKGFFLYTGRGPSGPMHIGHIIPFFATKWLQEKFGVNLYIQITDDEKFLFKEKLTFDDTKKWAYDNILDIIAVGFDPDKTFIFQDSEFTKIYEMAIPIAKKINYSMARAVFGFTEQSKIGMIFYPAIQAAPTFFERKRCLIPAAIDQDPYWRLQRDFAESLGYYKTAAIHSKFVPGLMGLEGKMSASKPETAIYLTDDPEEAGKKIWKYALTGGRATAKEQREKGGEPEKCVVFKWLEIFFEEDDKKLMERYQACKNGELLCGQCKRYLIEKVQNFLKEHQRKRKEAEKKVEKFKYTGELAREQWEKSIPGPLRG from the coding sequence ATGGACGAATTTAAGGTCACCCCATGGGACGTTGAGGGTGTTGTGGACTACGCGAAGCTGATAGAGGAGTTCGGAACCAGTCCGCTGACGGACGAACTGATAGAGAAAACAGCAGAGCTGACGAAGAGCGAACTGCCGATATACTTCAGGAGGAGGTTCTTCTTCTCCCACAGGGACTACGACAAGGTTCTGGCTGATTACGAGAGCGGAAAGGGCTTTTTCCTCTACACCGGTAGGGGCCCGAGCGGTCCGATGCACATAGGCCACATCATTCCATTCTTCGCCACAAAGTGGCTCCAGGAGAAGTTCGGCGTGAACCTCTACATCCAGATTACGGACGACGAGAAGTTCCTCTTCAAGGAGAAGCTCACCTTCGACGACACCAAGAAGTGGGCCTACGACAACATCCTTGACATCATAGCTGTCGGCTTCGATCCGGACAAGACCTTCATCTTCCAGGACAGCGAGTTCACCAAGATATACGAGATGGCGATACCGATAGCGAAGAAGATAAACTACTCGATGGCCCGTGCTGTTTTTGGCTTCACGGAGCAGAGCAAGATTGGGATGATATTCTACCCGGCGATTCAGGCGGCGCCGACCTTCTTTGAGAGGAAGCGCTGTCTCATTCCAGCGGCTATAGACCAGGATCCGTACTGGAGGCTCCAGAGGGACTTTGCAGAGAGCCTCGGCTATTACAAGACCGCTGCCATTCACTCCAAGTTCGTGCCAGGGCTCATGGGCCTTGAGGGCAAGATGAGCGCCAGCAAGCCCGAGACGGCCATTTACCTCACCGACGACCCGGAGGAGGCCGGTAAGAAGATATGGAAGTACGCCCTAACCGGAGGCAGGGCAACCGCAAAGGAGCAGCGCGAGAAGGGCGGCGAGCCCGAGAAGTGTGTCGTCTTCAAGTGGCTGGAGATATTCTTCGAGGAAGACGACAAGAAGCTCATGGAGCGCTATCAGGCATGTAAGAACGGCGAGCTCCTCTGCGGCCAGTGCAAGCGCTACCTTATCGAAAAGGTTCAGAACTTCCTGAAGGAGCACCAGAGGAAGAGGAAAGAGGCCGAGAAGAAGGTCGAGAAGTTCAAGTACACCGGCGAACTGGCGAGGGAGCAGTGGGAGAAGAGCATCCCGGGGCCTCTGAGGGGCTGA
- a CDS encoding M1 family aminopeptidase: protein MRKALLASLVILVVLVSGCLGGNTTTGTTSTGSASNTVSSLQSPASQHKTPLKFLYPEERADVNMTFENMTEFFWKTYSAVPYSQHGNISVNYTDGTFRGRYEFVLTNFTSGTLYLALLVTQKDPITLNITIEGVPLELSRMDVYRWVDEDGVGIEIYAVNVSTSLSELHGVATYEFRYLENEDYLREMWKQDVLIGTDFSWWEFASRNATITVIPTFPENTVFVLSKWGIVRSGMKVVYNASLKPYEGFTLYIPDMEWKGFQWNGVNFTVYFTKNIYNEEGFDLVKREFTFAMGLYSNLTGILPVERFDAVFFPGLRRMMYKRFGRKPFGIDLGHVILVECPVDMEDSAVNYASIIFHEIAHEWAGYYAPFGYFSEPLATFMQMEAYGRWNPGGYLSWLNQNEYTALKYGDDMPFYEVVRDPMKYPRSTLTLYWKGAFMLRSLRFIVGNETFNRALHDVLEECHGSSCNYTAFIRTVENVSGEDLGWFFDEWFNSTLFPDYNITNLSLSQVGDGYNLTFTIVDASNFTMPVPVRIYLDDGSYVEGTVWVNGTATVSFELPFKPVRIVIDPDEVMANVNREFEVAGIEVDVN, encoded by the coding sequence GTGAGGAAGGCCCTTCTTGCTTCTCTGGTTATTCTCGTGGTTCTCGTGAGCGGCTGTCTTGGTGGGAATACGACAACCGGAACGACATCAACTGGATCGGCCTCGAACACAGTTTCGTCCCTTCAATCACCGGCTTCTCAGCACAAGACGCCGCTGAAGTTCCTCTACCCAGAAGAGCGGGCTGACGTAAACATGACCTTTGAGAACATGACCGAATTCTTCTGGAAGACGTATTCTGCAGTGCCTTATTCCCAGCACGGGAACATAAGCGTGAACTACACAGATGGAACCTTCAGGGGCAGGTACGAGTTCGTCCTCACAAATTTCACCTCTGGAACGCTTTATCTGGCGCTCCTTGTCACCCAGAAGGACCCTATAACCCTCAACATCACCATAGAGGGCGTTCCGCTTGAGCTTTCCCGCATGGACGTTTACAGATGGGTTGATGAAGATGGCGTTGGCATTGAGATCTACGCGGTCAACGTCTCGACCAGCCTGTCCGAGCTCCACGGCGTTGCCACCTACGAGTTTCGATACCTTGAGAACGAGGACTACCTGCGTGAGATGTGGAAGCAGGACGTCCTCATTGGAACCGACTTTTCCTGGTGGGAGTTTGCTTCGAGGAATGCAACCATCACGGTAATCCCCACGTTTCCAGAGAACACGGTTTTTGTGCTGTCAAAGTGGGGCATAGTCCGTTCGGGCATGAAGGTCGTTTACAACGCCTCCCTTAAGCCCTACGAGGGCTTTACACTCTACATCCCGGACATGGAATGGAAGGGCTTCCAGTGGAACGGGGTAAACTTCACCGTCTATTTCACCAAGAACATATACAACGAGGAAGGCTTTGATTTGGTTAAAAGGGAGTTCACCTTCGCCATGGGGCTGTACAGCAACCTGACAGGGATTCTTCCGGTTGAAAGGTTTGATGCCGTCTTCTTCCCTGGTTTGCGGAGGATGATGTACAAACGCTTTGGAAGGAAGCCCTTTGGAATAGATTTAGGACATGTTATACTCGTGGAATGCCCCGTTGACATGGAAGACTCCGCGGTAAACTATGCTTCAATAATCTTCCACGAGATTGCCCACGAGTGGGCCGGCTATTACGCTCCCTTCGGTTACTTTAGCGAACCACTGGCAACTTTTATGCAGATGGAGGCGTACGGCAGGTGGAACCCCGGGGGCTATCTCTCCTGGCTGAACCAAAATGAGTATACGGCGCTGAAATATGGGGACGATATGCCCTTCTACGAGGTGGTGAGGGACCCGATGAAGTACCCCCGCTCTACCCTCACCCTTTACTGGAAGGGCGCCTTCATGCTCCGCTCCCTCCGCTTCATCGTCGGAAACGAGACCTTCAACAGGGCCCTTCACGATGTCCTTGAGGAGTGCCACGGCTCCTCCTGCAACTACACGGCATTCATCAGAACGGTTGAGAACGTTTCCGGCGAAGACCTTGGCTGGTTCTTTGACGAGTGGTTCAACTCGACGCTGTTCCCGGACTACAACATCACCAACCTGAGCCTCTCACAGGTGGGGGACGGTTACAACCTGACCTTCACCATCGTCGACGCCAGCAACTTCACGATGCCCGTCCCGGTGCGGATTTACCTCGACGACGGGAGCTATGTTGAGGGGACGGTCTGGGTTAACGGAACGGCAACGGTGAGCTTTGAACTCCCCTTCAAGCCGGTGAGGATAGTCATCGACCCGGATGAGGTAATGGCCAATGTGAACCGGGAGTTTGAAGTTGCAGGGATAGAGGTGGATGTGAATTGA
- a CDS encoding immunoglobulin domain-containing family protein, which translates to MKRIFVPLFLLILFSPMVSAHYYILLDENVSGLYPYAQVIAELHNGTVVVSNFSDLTFLSSDDYALLIVSYYQFNEHFVYSIYDRLDFDGDGIYDPAVGFLPVRGSPDIAPLMYSLREFRPDGAIFLRAGKVEYDEYLRLSENASLVWLEGHGSPFGVNMGSWGLYPSRLGNPSGKAFVLESCDVGKVWETGDSLVFALLRKGSPSVVASIDMGGVSYLPEQFWASGYPMGKLVQISNAYFMKVGVRPKVVLFGDPALVPVNSSEYLLVKSPETGFYSKIFPRINGYIYTPGEPGLRAIFRAYNNLFSVMDLWEGLFTMGGIGFIVLVIAFAVIFGHIHPGKKTLLGALVLATVSFLLLGAVMYYPPLNVSIQIVLFWTAVAVFMERKVLWGLLALLLPPMIIASGAVLLGTATPSYGGFLVFVSLLTSLIVLALLFVSCTLFGRIANL; encoded by the coding sequence TTGAAGCGGATATTCGTTCCCCTCTTTCTTCTCATCCTTTTCTCTCCCATGGTTTCAGCTCACTACTACATCCTCCTCGACGAAAACGTGAGCGGCCTGTACCCCTACGCCCAAGTGATCGCCGAACTTCACAACGGAACTGTAGTCGTCTCGAACTTCTCCGATCTTACCTTTTTAAGCTCTGACGACTATGCTCTCCTAATAGTTAGCTATTATCAGTTTAACGAGCACTTTGTCTATTCCATTTATGACCGCCTGGATTTTGACGGCGACGGCATCTACGACCCTGCCGTCGGTTTCCTGCCGGTCAGGGGCTCGCCCGATATCGCTCCGCTCATGTATTCGCTCCGGGAGTTCAGGCCTGATGGGGCAATATTTCTTCGGGCCGGAAAAGTTGAATACGATGAGTACCTGAGGCTTTCGGAAAACGCATCCCTCGTGTGGCTTGAAGGCCACGGCAGTCCCTTTGGTGTGAATATGGGGTCGTGGGGTCTCTATCCTTCACGTCTCGGCAACCCTTCTGGAAAGGCCTTTGTTTTGGAATCCTGCGACGTTGGGAAGGTCTGGGAGACGGGCGATTCCCTCGTGTTCGCCCTCCTCAGAAAGGGCTCCCCATCCGTGGTGGCATCAATAGACATGGGCGGCGTCTCCTACCTTCCGGAGCAATTCTGGGCCTCGGGTTACCCCATGGGAAAGCTTGTCCAGATAAGCAACGCGTACTTCATGAAGGTCGGGGTGAGGCCTAAGGTGGTTCTCTTTGGCGACCCGGCGCTCGTTCCGGTGAACTCAAGCGAATACCTCCTCGTGAAAAGCCCTGAAACGGGGTTCTACTCCAAAATATTTCCCCGGATAAACGGCTACATCTACACACCAGGTGAACCTGGCCTGAGGGCGATTTTCAGAGCCTATAATAACCTTTTCTCGGTGATGGATTTGTGGGAAGGCCTTTTCACGATGGGCGGCATCGGATTCATCGTCCTTGTGATTGCATTCGCCGTGATTTTTGGCCACATTCATCCGGGGAAGAAAACGCTGCTCGGGGCGTTGGTCTTGGCAACGGTCTCTTTTCTCCTCCTAGGTGCGGTCATGTATTATCCTCCGCTCAATGTTTCCATTCAGATAGTCCTTTTCTGGACTGCCGTCGCAGTTTTCATGGAGAGAAAAGTCCTCTGGGGACTTCTAGCGCTCCTTCTGCCTCCAATGATAATAGCTTCTGGTGCAGTGCTCTTGGGGACGGCAACTCCCTCTTATGGGGGCTTTTTGGTATTCGTTTCACTTCTGACCTCACTCATTGTCCTGGCGCTTCTTTTTGTCTCTTGTACGCTCTTTGGGAGGATCGCTAATCTCTGA
- a CDS encoding fumarylacetoacetate hydrolase family protein, producing MVRLPFRDTYYELRPSKIIALAKNYAEHAKEMKGDVPEKPVFFLKPPSALIGPGEPIILPRISKRVDHEVELAVIIGKRGRRIPREKALDYILGYTIMLDITARDLQAEAREKGLPWTIAKGFDTFAPVGPRVVDRRELNIDDLEIGLRVNGQLRQLGRTSEMVFKVPELIEHISSVMTLEPGDIIATGTPAGIGPLRHGDHIEAWIEGIGKVEFDVLAEGAILC from the coding sequence ATGGTCAGACTCCCCTTCCGCGATACCTACTACGAGCTCCGTCCGAGCAAGATAATAGCGTTAGCCAAAAACTACGCAGAACACGCTAAAGAGATGAAGGGCGACGTTCCGGAAAAGCCCGTCTTCTTCCTCAAACCACCGAGTGCACTGATAGGCCCCGGCGAGCCGATAATCCTCCCGAGGATAAGCAAAAGGGTTGACCACGAGGTTGAGCTGGCGGTGATAATCGGAAAGCGCGGGAGGAGAATCCCGAGGGAAAAGGCGCTCGATTATATCCTCGGCTACACGATAATGCTCGACATAACCGCCCGCGACCTTCAGGCCGAGGCGAGGGAGAAGGGCCTCCCCTGGACGATAGCGAAGGGCTTCGACACCTTTGCCCCGGTCGGCCCGAGGGTGGTTGACAGGCGCGAGTTGAACATAGACGACCTTGAAATTGGCCTCAGGGTGAACGGCCAACTCAGGCAACTCGGAAGGACGAGCGAGATGGTCTTCAAGGTTCCTGAGCTGATAGAGCACATAAGCTCCGTCATGACGCTTGAGCCAGGCGACATAATAGCGACCGGAACCCCGGCCGGAATCGGCCCGCTCAGGCACGGCGACCACATCGAGGCATGGATTGAGGGCATTGGGAAGGTCGAGTTCGACGTTCTGGCCGAGGGCGCGATACTCTGCTGA
- a CDS encoding OPT family oligopeptide transporter has product MADASWKLRSSGWKRGNSDETYREITPAAVILGVIWGAFMAASFTYAGMIMGFTSGGSAIAAIVGWGVLRGILKKGTVVENNIVQTIASAVNISVSGVIFTIPALYIMGLHGEINTTYFFLATAAGAILGITFIIPLRKQMIEIDRLRFPTGTAVATVLKTPGSGIEKARLLFLGMAVSAIVYLVQQFPVLGLPEIIPEYIDLGAMLHLPDWVSLAMALSLMVFGMGLITGRNGLIVLAGGILSYYIITPIVKSLGWLPSDVTGGAISGFVYANMTRPLGIGMLLGGSIAGLILSMPVIIVALRSIANASKLDSSRNEELPIKYLYAGITLAFLLLLVTTYKLGNLGICRSLLTALVGVAWIFVASLLVAMSTGMTDWSPVSGLSLVSVMILLYLTGKQVPLTILLGATVGVAISGAADMMQDLKTGHLVGGIPSRQQKVELLTAWIGPIIALTVVGLIWKAYGIGNEAVPAPQAMALKSMVEAILGGNVPVDKFIAGGILGFALSMSGIPGLGVLVGLSMYLPMLYILPYGLGCIVHEIAKRKKGGEFITEKVLPVAAGLMVGEAAMTLLFAVLTVLGVLHP; this is encoded by the coding sequence ATGGCAGACGCCAGCTGGAAACTGAGGTCATCTGGATGGAAGCGTGGCAATTCTGACGAGACCTACCGCGAAATCACTCCCGCGGCGGTAATCCTCGGCGTCATCTGGGGCGCCTTCATGGCGGCCAGCTTCACCTACGCAGGGATGATAATGGGCTTTACCTCCGGCGGTTCGGCCATAGCCGCCATCGTCGGCTGGGGAGTCCTTAGGGGAATCCTCAAGAAGGGAACAGTCGTTGAGAACAACATCGTCCAGACCATCGCTTCGGCAGTCAACATCTCCGTCTCTGGAGTCATCTTCACCATCCCGGCGCTCTACATCATGGGGCTCCACGGGGAAATAAACACTACGTACTTCTTCCTCGCCACCGCGGCTGGGGCGATACTGGGAATCACCTTCATCATCCCGCTGAGGAAGCAGATGATCGAGATTGACCGCCTCCGCTTCCCGACCGGAACGGCCGTCGCCACCGTCCTCAAGACCCCGGGAAGCGGAATCGAGAAGGCCAGGCTGCTCTTCCTCGGCATGGCCGTCAGCGCTATTGTTTACCTTGTCCAGCAGTTCCCGGTGCTCGGCCTCCCGGAGATCATCCCCGAATACATCGATCTTGGAGCCATGCTCCACCTCCCTGACTGGGTCAGCCTCGCGATGGCCCTCTCGCTCATGGTCTTTGGAATGGGCCTCATCACCGGAAGGAACGGTCTCATAGTCCTCGCCGGTGGAATACTCTCCTACTACATCATAACCCCCATAGTCAAGAGCCTCGGCTGGCTCCCGAGCGACGTCACCGGAGGGGCCATCAGTGGCTTCGTCTACGCCAACATGACTAGGCCGCTCGGCATCGGTATGCTCCTCGGCGGTTCGATAGCCGGCCTCATCCTTTCAATGCCGGTCATCATCGTCGCCCTCAGGAGCATAGCCAACGCGAGCAAACTCGACTCCAGCAGGAACGAGGAGCTCCCGATCAAGTACCTCTACGCCGGAATAACCCTCGCCTTCCTGCTGCTCCTCGTCACGACCTACAAGCTCGGTAACCTAGGCATCTGCAGGAGCCTGCTCACTGCCCTCGTCGGCGTCGCCTGGATATTCGTCGCTTCACTGCTCGTGGCCATGTCCACCGGAATGACCGACTGGAGCCCCGTTTCGGGTCTCTCGCTCGTGTCGGTCATGATACTCCTCTACCTCACCGGCAAGCAGGTGCCGCTGACCATACTCCTCGGAGCCACCGTCGGTGTCGCCATCTCAGGAGCGGCCGACATGATGCAGGATCTCAAGACCGGCCACCTCGTTGGCGGCATTCCCTCCAGGCAGCAGAAGGTCGAGCTCCTCACCGCCTGGATAGGGCCGATAATAGCCCTCACCGTCGTCGGACTCATCTGGAAGGCCTACGGAATAGGAAACGAGGCCGTCCCGGCGCCGCAGGCCATGGCCCTCAAGTCCATGGTCGAGGCCATCCTCGGCGGCAACGTCCCGGTGGACAAGTTCATCGCGGGAGGAATCCTCGGCTTCGCCCTCTCCATGAGCGGAATACCGGGACTCGGCGTCCTCGTCGGTCTGTCAATGTACCTGCCGATGCTCTACATCCTGCCCTACGGACTCGGCTGTATCGTCCACGAGATAGCCAAGAGGAAGAAGGGGGGCGAGTTCATAACCGAGAAGGTGCTTCCAGTGGCGGCTGGACTCATGGTCGGAGAGGCCGCGATGACGCTCCTCTTCGCGGTCCTCACAGTGCTCGGAGTGCTCCACCCGTGA
- a CDS encoding cell division protein — MEMKKLIGNVLLTVGLVAGSITAARIPPMWGGLAVSLAVMGVGIFLRRRGAKEELHRAAQTGTGGVRELERLLTDALGRIERIMDASGERATAELTKILEELDEFAEKAQPLRIEGLMTYGTIMSVFSRGERALNRAWSAFADGYEKEGRRYLRYGYNDLKETLSAVKALKV; from the coding sequence ATGGAAATGAAGAAGCTCATAGGAAACGTCCTGCTCACGGTAGGCCTCGTCGCAGGTTCGATAACCGCCGCCAGGATACCGCCCATGTGGGGTGGTTTAGCGGTTTCCCTGGCCGTCATGGGTGTCGGAATATTCCTCAGGCGCCGGGGTGCGAAGGAGGAGCTCCACAGGGCGGCCCAGACCGGAACCGGCGGCGTCAGGGAGCTTGAGAGGCTCCTCACCGATGCCCTTGGCAGAATCGAGAGGATAATGGACGCCTCCGGCGAAAGAGCCACGGCGGAACTGACGAAGATACTCGAAGAACTCGACGAGTTCGCAGAGAAGGCCCAGCCGCTCAGGATAGAGGGGCTCATGACCTACGGAACCATCATGAGCGTCTTCAGCAGGGGCGAGAGGGCCCTCAACAGGGCCTGGAGCGCCTTCGCTGACGGCTACGAGAAGGAGGGACGGAGGTACCTCCGCTACGGCTACAACGACCTTAAGGAGACCCTCAGCGCGGTCAAGGCGCTGAAGGTCTGA
- the trm14 gene encoding tRNA (guanine(6)-N2)-methyltransferase, which translates to MRLLLTTSQGIEDLARAEVENLLSELGVSFRVEERPLGVEGRVLAEVGEAFYTDEKGRRRELSVPTYLNERSRLLHRVIMEIASERFEGIGEDEPDLALRRIEEFVSGLPVERYVKVSESFAVRSFRKGEHRITSLDISKTVGKAIFERLSRFGTPKVNLDHPTVIFRAELVGGVFFLGIDTTGDSSLHKRPWRVYDHPAHLKASIANALIELAEPDGGSFIDPFCGSGTIPIELALRGYEGRIIGLEKFRKHLIGAKMNALSAGILERIEFILGDATRLNEYVGSVDFAVSNLPYGLKIGRKSAIPKLYMDFFGELAKVLEKRGVFITTEKRAIERAITENGFQIKHHRLIGHGGLMVHTYVIE; encoded by the coding sequence ATGAGGCTTTTGCTGACGACTTCGCAGGGGATTGAAGACCTCGCGAGGGCCGAGGTTGAGAACCTACTCTCGGAGTTAGGAGTTTCGTTTCGGGTGGAGGAGAGGCCTTTGGGCGTCGAGGGCAGGGTTCTGGCTGAGGTGGGCGAAGCTTTCTACACCGACGAAAAGGGCAGGAGGAGGGAGCTGAGCGTTCCTACCTACCTCAACGAGCGCTCAAGGCTCCTCCACCGCGTAATCATGGAGATAGCGAGCGAGCGCTTTGAGGGGATCGGGGAAGACGAACCCGACCTTGCCCTCAGGAGGATAGAGGAGTTCGTCTCGGGGCTTCCAGTGGAAAGGTACGTCAAGGTGAGCGAGAGCTTCGCCGTGAGGAGCTTCCGGAAGGGGGAGCACAGGATAACGAGCCTCGACATATCAAAGACCGTCGGAAAGGCGATATTCGAGAGACTCTCCCGCTTCGGGACTCCCAAAGTCAACCTCGACCACCCGACCGTTATTTTCAGGGCGGAGCTCGTTGGAGGGGTCTTCTTCCTCGGGATAGACACGACGGGTGATTCTTCCCTCCACAAGAGGCCCTGGCGCGTTTACGACCACCCAGCGCATCTGAAGGCCAGCATAGCGAACGCCCTCATAGAGCTGGCAGAGCCGGACGGAGGTTCATTTATCGACCCCTTCTGCGGCTCAGGGACGATTCCGATTGAATTAGCGCTCAGGGGCTACGAGGGGAGGATAATCGGCCTTGAGAAGTTCAGGAAGCATCTGATCGGGGCAAAAATGAACGCCCTCTCCGCGGGGATTCTGGAGCGGATAGAATTCATACTCGGCGACGCCACGAGGCTGAACGAGTACGTCGGAAGCGTCGATTTTGCCGTCAGCAACCTGCCCTACGGGCTGAAGATAGGAAGGAAGAGTGCCATTCCGAAGCTCTACATGGACTTCTTTGGCGAGCTGGCGAAGGTGCTCGAAAAGCGTGGCGTCTTCATAACGACGGAGAAGAGGGCGATAGAGAGGGCGATAACCGAGAACGGCTTCCAGATCAAGCACCATCGCCTCATAGGGCACGGAGGGCTTATGGTGCACACATACGTCATAGAATAG
- a CDS encoding GTPase, protein MKQRKAWRVVREVIDEADMIIEVVDARDPIGTRNRKLERLVLEEGKPLLIVMNKADLVPKEWAEGYKRKSDLPVVFISARERKGTGILRREIKKLAKPLLEEQEKVKVALIGYPNVGKSTIINTLKGKRAVGTAPIPGYTKGKQLIRLSKRIWLLDSPGVVPIDDFDELVIKGGFPADKIEDPVKPALKLIERILETRKEAITEKFGIDEFESEEEVLRKIGERRGLIKAGGEVDLEETARWFLREWQTGRFTLFGKEKRREEDFTWDFEDVLDGIEEDLLLDPRRILWKYGEELRKKLDNQKRVGIREIEGFTVGIATGFKKCDGGIKLLEELTGRHILASECFGKKWKGVIAIME, encoded by the coding sequence ATGAAGCAGAGGAAAGCGTGGAGAGTGGTGAGGGAGGTAATAGACGAGGCCGATATGATAATTGAGGTAGTTGACGCCCGCGACCCGATAGGGACGAGGAACAGAAAGCTTGAGAGACTCGTCCTGGAAGAGGGCAAACCCCTCCTCATCGTCATGAACAAGGCCGATTTAGTGCCGAAAGAGTGGGCTGAGGGGTACAAGAGGAAGAGCGACCTTCCGGTCGTTTTCATAAGTGCGAGGGAGAGAAAAGGAACCGGAATCCTGAGGAGGGAAATAAAAAAGCTCGCAAAGCCCCTTCTTGAGGAGCAGGAAAAAGTGAAGGTCGCCCTCATAGGCTACCCCAATGTCGGTAAGAGCACGATAATCAACACGCTGAAGGGGAAAAGAGCAGTGGGGACTGCCCCAATACCAGGCTATACGAAGGGTAAGCAGCTGATACGGCTGAGCAAAAGGATATGGCTTTTAGATTCACCCGGCGTTGTACCTATAGATGACTTCGACGAGCTCGTCATCAAGGGCGGCTTCCCAGCGGACAAGATAGAAGACCCCGTAAAGCCGGCCCTCAAGCTCATTGAGAGAATCCTGGAAACAAGGAAGGAAGCGATAACCGAGAAGTTCGGGATAGATGAGTTCGAAAGCGAGGAGGAGGTTCTGAGAAAGATAGGCGAAAGGAGGGGTCTGATAAAGGCCGGCGGAGAAGTTGATCTGGAGGAGACCGCCCGCTGGTTCCTCCGAGAATGGCAGACGGGTCGCTTTACCCTCTTCGGGAAGGAAAAGAGGAGGGAGGAAGACTTTACATGGGACTTCGAGGACGTCCTCGACGGAATCGAGGAAGACCTTCTCCTCGACCCGAGGAGAATCCTGTGGAAGTACGGGGAAGAACTCAGAAAAAAACTCGACAACCAGAAGCGCGTCGGGATACGTGAAATAGAGGGCTTTACCGTCGGGATAGCGACCGGCTTCAAGAAGTGCGACGGTGGAATAAAGCTCCTTGAGGAGCTGACTGGAAGACACATTCTGGCCAGCGAGTGCTTCGGGAAGAAGTGGAAGGGAGTAATAGCGATAATGGAGTGA
- a CDS encoding TIGR04076 family protein: protein MGRLEIRVMKIRGKCPVFSPGDRIVIDGARVNLDETDAICTHAFASLLPYIVALRKGIKPSELGLGRGEKAYVQCLDPGPPYTDGGTVIFEITVVRDEAEESVESGEGGNRRGRYDN from the coding sequence ATGGGGCGGTTAGAGATTAGAGTAATGAAAATCCGGGGGAAATGTCCCGTTTTTAGCCCAGGGGACAGAATAGTGATCGATGGGGCAAGGGTCAATCTTGACGAAACCGATGCCATATGCACCCACGCCTTCGCATCACTGTTGCCGTACATAGTCGCACTGCGAAAGGGTATTAAGCCCAGTGAACTAGGGCTTGGCAGGGGTGAGAAAGCCTACGTCCAGTGCCTCGACCCGGGGCCGCCATACACCGACGGCGGTACAGTAATCTTTGAGATAACGGTGGTGAGAGATGAAGCAGAGGAAAGCGTGGAGAGTGGTGAGGGAGGTAATAGACGAGGCCGATATGATAATTGA